In Horticoccus luteus, the following proteins share a genomic window:
- a CDS encoding low molecular weight protein arginine phosphatase: MSASGPVIMVCTANICRSPMGEGLLRHALAGQSGPLRSLRVISAGVAARNGELVSEHSVTALRKVGIDIAGHRSQPLTQKLIDEALAVICMSESHRTLIHLQAEPVPPHLHLFREFMPAGSPREIADPYGAPLPVYERCRDEMVEAIPSLVRFLETLVSPARAQ, encoded by the coding sequence ATGTCTGCTTCCGGTCCGGTGATCATGGTGTGCACGGCCAACATCTGCCGTAGCCCAATGGGTGAGGGATTGTTGCGTCATGCCCTCGCGGGGCAGTCGGGCCCCTTGCGTTCCTTGCGGGTGATTTCCGCCGGCGTTGCCGCGCGCAACGGCGAACTCGTCTCCGAGCACTCCGTAACGGCGTTGCGCAAAGTCGGCATCGATATCGCCGGCCACCGCAGCCAGCCGCTCACTCAAAAGCTCATCGATGAAGCGCTCGCCGTCATCTGCATGAGCGAATCGCACCGCACGTTGATCCACCTGCAAGCCGAGCCAGTGCCACCGCACCTGCACCTTTTCCGCGAGTTCATGCCGGCCGGTTCGCCCCGGGAAATCGCCGATCCCTACGGCGCTCCGCTGCCCGTTTACGAACGCTGCCGCGACGAAATGGTCGAGGCCATCCCGAGCTTGGTGCGCTTTCTTGAGACGCTCGTCTCTCCGGCCCGCGCTCAATAA
- the purD gene encoding phosphoribosylamine--glycine ligase — translation MASTALPRHVLVVGSGGREHALVLALRNSPARPRVSCAPGNAGIAQHATCFSVAADNVSGLVELARREHVDFVVVGPEVPLSLGLADALQAAGIAVYGPTADGARLEASKTFTKRLLLKYAIPTAAAGFFTELDSALAYVRTRPIPIVIKADGLAAGKGVVVAATLTEAESAVRDMLAGNKYGAAGSQILIEDCLVGEETSILVVVSGRDYVVLPTSQDHKRIGDGDTGPNTGGMGTYSPADIVTPDLLAQIERDIVQPSVNAIADEGMAFCGTLFIGVMLTAHGPSVLEYNTRFGDPETQVVLPRLESDLLDLLWRAAQGSLAGYTLRVKSAHAVCVVIAARGYPDAYPRGDVIQLPTTIPGGVAILHAGTARDQDGNFTTNGGRVLGVTAIAPTLEKAAADAYAVCAAIECRSKYYRRDIGARQLHRR, via the coding sequence GTGGCTTCAACCGCACTCCCTCGTCACGTCCTGGTCGTCGGCTCCGGCGGTCGCGAACACGCCCTCGTTCTCGCGCTGCGCAACTCGCCCGCCCGCCCCCGCGTCTCCTGCGCACCCGGCAACGCCGGCATCGCCCAACACGCCACCTGTTTCTCCGTCGCCGCGGATAACGTCTCCGGCCTCGTCGAACTCGCGCGCCGCGAACACGTCGACTTCGTCGTCGTCGGCCCGGAAGTGCCGCTTTCCCTCGGTCTCGCCGATGCGTTGCAAGCCGCCGGCATCGCCGTTTACGGCCCCACCGCCGACGGGGCCCGCCTCGAAGCGTCAAAGACATTCACAAAACGACTGCTGCTGAAATACGCGATCCCCACCGCCGCCGCTGGTTTCTTCACCGAACTCGACTCCGCGCTCGCCTACGTGCGCACGCGCCCGATCCCGATCGTGATCAAGGCCGATGGACTCGCCGCGGGCAAAGGCGTCGTCGTCGCCGCCACGCTCACCGAAGCTGAGAGCGCCGTGCGCGACATGCTCGCCGGCAATAAATACGGCGCCGCCGGCAGCCAGATCCTGATCGAAGACTGTCTCGTCGGCGAAGAAACCTCGATCCTCGTCGTCGTCTCCGGCCGCGACTACGTCGTCTTGCCCACCTCGCAGGACCACAAACGCATCGGCGATGGCGACACCGGCCCCAACACCGGCGGCATGGGCACCTACTCGCCCGCCGACATCGTCACCCCCGACCTCCTCGCGCAAATCGAGCGCGACATCGTGCAACCCTCCGTCAACGCGATCGCCGACGAGGGCATGGCGTTTTGTGGCACCCTTTTTATCGGCGTCATGCTCACCGCACACGGTCCGAGCGTGCTCGAATACAACACCCGTTTCGGCGATCCGGAAACGCAGGTCGTGCTACCGCGCCTCGAAAGCGATCTTCTCGATCTCCTCTGGCGCGCCGCCCAAGGCAGCCTCGCGGGTTACACGCTGCGCGTGAAATCAGCCCACGCCGTTTGCGTCGTCATCGCCGCGCGCGGTTATCCCGACGCTTATCCGCGCGGCGATGTGATTCAACTGCCCACCACGATTCCGGGCGGTGTGGCGATTCTGCACGCCGGCACCGCGCGCGACCAGGACGGCAACTTCACCACCAACGGCGGACGCGTGCTCGGCGTGACCGCGATTGCGCCCACCCTCGAAAAGGCCGCCGCCGACGCCTATGCGGTTTGCGCTGCGATCGAGTGCCGCTCCAAGTATTACCGTCGCGACATTGGTGCGCGCCAGCTTCACCGCCGATGA